One genomic region from Lycorma delicatula isolate Av1 chromosome 1, ASM4794821v1, whole genome shotgun sequence encodes:
- the LOC142318100 gene encoding death-associated inhibitor of apoptosis 1-like codes for MMSTFSNWPRLFPKVELLLEAGFYFTGVMDSVACIECGLEIFEWLDNDNPFKEHQKVSYNCKMVKNKMKG; via the exons ATGATGAGTACTTTTAGTAATTGGCCAAGGCTTTTTCCAAAGGTTGAATTATTGTTGGAAGCAGGATTTTATTTCACCGGCGTGATGGATTCTGTGGCATGTATCGAATGTGGTCTTGAAATTTTTGAGTGGTTGGATAATGATAACCCGTTTAAGGAGCATcaaaaagtttcatataattgcaaaatggtgaaaaataaaatgaaag gtTAA
- the LOC142318101 gene encoding uncharacterized protein LOC142318101, with amino-acid sequence MSEEMFPVNDAQLEQVVYDVLQEDDELEGTPNQRLQLLIPRRLVYGEVDDQQHHPLLDDGNDNLIAEAAADVENNESEESTVVTTSFILENRVRFTKANIIFLFDKNKYIFSFTEKLIGLYFNFSFIMNKRLILDLGVV; translated from the coding sequence atGTCCGAAGAAATGTTTCCAGTAAATGATGCGCAATTAGAACAGGTTGTTTACGATGTTTTACAAGAAGATGATGAATTAGAGGGAACTCCTAATCAGCGGCTGCAGTTATTAATACCGCGAAGGTTGGTGTATGGGGAAGTCGACGACCAACAACATCATCCTTTATTAGATGACGGCAACGATAACCTCATAGCAGAGGCTGCTGctgatgttgaaaataatgaaagtgaAGAAAGCACAGTAGTAACAACATCATTCATCCTCGAAAACCGTGTTAGATTTACAaaggcaaatattatttttttatttgataaaaacaaatatatttttagttttacagagAAACTAATAGgtctttatttcaatttcagtttcataatgaacaagaggCTTATTTTGGACTTAGGCGTTGTCTAA